Proteins encoded by one window of Thermococcus sp.:
- the mtnP gene encoding S-methyl-5'-thioadenosine phosphorylase, translating to MPRIAVIGGSGVYDPNLLQNVREEFVSTPYGKVRMKVGEYDGEEIAFLARHGEGHSVPPHRINYRANIWALHEMGVERILSTSAVGSLNEVMKPGDFVILDQLMDFTKTRNYTFYDGEESPHERKFVAHVDFTDPYCPELRKALITAARELGFDYHPTGTYACMEGPRFETRAEIRALKILGADVVGMTQCPEAALARELEMCYASVAIITNFAAGINTEKLTHTEVVKLMAKKGGEIKYLLMKSIKYIPKERKCPCKDALKGATGE from the coding sequence ATGCCAAGGATAGCAGTTATTGGAGGTTCCGGCGTCTACGACCCAAACCTGCTCCAAAACGTCAGGGAAGAGTTCGTGAGCACACCCTACGGGAAGGTCAGGATGAAAGTAGGGGAATACGACGGCGAGGAGATAGCTTTTCTAGCCAGGCACGGTGAGGGTCATAGCGTCCCACCGCACAGGATAAACTACCGCGCCAACATCTGGGCACTCCATGAAATGGGCGTTGAGAGGATACTCTCCACCTCCGCCGTTGGTTCACTCAATGAAGTCATGAAGCCGGGTGACTTTGTAATACTCGACCAGCTCATGGACTTCACGAAAACCAGGAACTATACATTCTACGACGGTGAGGAGAGTCCGCACGAAAGGAAGTTCGTTGCTCACGTTGATTTCACCGACCCATACTGTCCGGAGCTTAGAAAGGCTTTGATAACGGCGGCGAGGGAGTTGGGCTTTGACTACCATCCCACCGGTACTTACGCCTGCATGGAGGGACCGCGCTTTGAGACGAGGGCCGAGATAAGGGCCTTGAAGATACTCGGTGCCGACGTCGTTGGAATGACTCAGTGCCCGGAGGCGGCCCTAGCGAGGGAGCTTGAGATGTGCTATGCCAGCGTTGCTATCATCACGAACTTTGCGGCCGGAATAAATACTGAGAAGCTCACCCATACCGAGGTCGTCAAGCTGATGGCCAAGAAGGGCGGGGAGATAAAGTACCTCCTCATGAAGTCCATCAAGTACATACCAAAGGAGAGGAAATGCCCCTGTAAAGATGCCCTCAAGGGTGCCACCGGGGAGTGA